A DNA window from Mycobacterium sp. IDR2000157661 contains the following coding sequences:
- a CDS encoding TetR/AcrR family transcriptional regulator, which produces MSSIRNAEPSVEDRVLDAAAACVLAVGVKRVTLTDIARRARMSRPTIYRRWSDTNGVLAALMTARIAGVLDTVPNYGPGRQALVARVVAVAEHLRNDAVVMSVLHDAPEFAMVYIAERLGTSQLILIDALADAIKLAQDDGSVRAGDPRELSVMCLLITQSTIQSAQMVQKLLDREALSVELARSLNGYLQP; this is translated from the coding sequence ATGTCGTCAATCCGTAACGCTGAGCCGAGCGTGGAAGACCGCGTCCTCGACGCTGCGGCGGCTTGCGTGCTGGCCGTCGGGGTCAAGCGGGTGACCCTGACCGATATCGCCCGGCGTGCCCGGATGAGCCGCCCGACCATCTACCGCCGCTGGTCGGACACCAACGGTGTGCTCGCGGCCCTGATGACCGCGCGCATCGCCGGCGTGCTCGACACGGTGCCGAACTACGGACCCGGCCGGCAGGCGCTGGTGGCCCGGGTGGTCGCGGTGGCTGAGCATCTGCGTAACGACGCCGTCGTCATGTCGGTGCTGCACGATGCTCCCGAGTTCGCGATGGTCTACATCGCCGAACGCCTCGGCACCAGCCAACTGATCCTCATCGACGCGCTCGCCGACGCGATCAAGCTCGCCCAGGACGACGGCAGTGTGCGCGCAGGCGATCCCCGCGAACTGAGCGTCATGTGTCTGCTCATCACGCAGTCGACGATCCAGTCGGCGCAGATGGTGCAGAAGCTGCTCGACCGCGAAGCCCTCAGCGTCGAGTTGGCACGCTCGTTGAACGGATATCTGCAACCGTGA
- a CDS encoding glycerol-3-phosphate dehydrogenase/oxidase has translation MNGQTALNAARRGSELAKLADGKRLDVIVIGGGITGAGIALDAATRGLSVALVEKHDLAFGTSRWSSKLVHGGLRYLATGNLGIARRSAVERGILMTRNAPHLVTAMPQLVPLLPSMNEASRALVRVGFAAGDGLRRLAGTSATTLPRSRRIGAARAIELAPTVRRDGLDGALLAYDGQLIDDARLVVAVARTAAQHGARILTRVEASKATATSVTLTDRMSGDSFELTARAVVNATGVWAGEVDPSLKVRPSRGTHLVFDASVFGNPVAALTVPVPGEINRFVFAMPEQLGRVYLGLTDEDAPGPVPDVPEPTAEETKFLLDTVNTALDVALGPSDVLGAYAGLRPLIDTGTGRTADVSREHAVTESPSGVISVVGGKLTEYRYMAEDVLDRAIALRGLNAADCRTRNMPLVGAPSNPVATLRSPVEVPGSLVARFGAEAPSVIAAASCDRPTEKVAEGIDVIRAEFEYAVTHEGALTVDDIVDRRTRIGLVEADRERVLAVAEEFVAIAR, from the coding sequence GTGAACGGACAAACGGCGTTGAACGCGGCGCGGCGGGGAAGCGAACTCGCCAAGCTGGCCGACGGCAAGCGCCTGGACGTCATCGTGATCGGCGGCGGCATCACCGGGGCCGGCATCGCGCTGGATGCCGCTACGCGCGGGCTGAGCGTTGCGCTGGTGGAGAAGCACGACCTCGCGTTCGGCACCAGCCGATGGAGTTCGAAACTGGTCCACGGTGGCCTGCGCTACCTCGCTACAGGCAACCTGGGCATCGCCAGGCGCAGCGCCGTCGAACGCGGAATCCTGATGACCCGCAATGCCCCTCACCTGGTCACGGCGATGCCGCAGCTGGTTCCGTTGCTGCCGTCGATGAATGAAGCGTCGCGGGCGCTGGTGCGCGTCGGGTTTGCGGCGGGCGACGGACTGCGCAGGTTGGCCGGCACGTCGGCGACCACCCTGCCGCGGTCGCGGCGGATCGGCGCGGCCCGGGCGATCGAGCTCGCACCCACCGTGCGGCGCGACGGCCTCGACGGCGCCCTGCTGGCCTACGACGGCCAGTTGATCGACGACGCCCGCCTGGTCGTCGCCGTTGCACGCACCGCGGCGCAGCACGGCGCCCGGATCCTGACCCGCGTCGAGGCGTCGAAGGCGACCGCGACGTCGGTGACGCTGACCGACCGGATGTCGGGCGACTCGTTCGAGCTCACCGCTCGGGCGGTGGTGAACGCCACCGGTGTGTGGGCCGGCGAAGTGGATCCGTCGCTGAAGGTGCGGCCCAGCCGCGGCACGCATCTGGTGTTCGACGCGTCGGTCTTCGGTAATCCCGTTGCGGCGCTGACCGTTCCGGTTCCCGGCGAGATCAACCGCTTCGTGTTCGCGATGCCCGAACAGCTGGGCCGGGTCTACCTGGGCTTGACGGACGAGGATGCCCCCGGGCCGGTCCCCGACGTGCCCGAGCCCACGGCGGAGGAGACGAAGTTCCTCCTCGACACGGTGAACACCGCACTCGACGTCGCGCTGGGGCCGTCCGATGTGCTCGGCGCCTACGCGGGCTTGCGGCCGCTGATCGACACAGGTACAGGCCGAACCGCAGACGTGTCGCGCGAACACGCGGTGACGGAGTCACCGTCGGGTGTCATCAGCGTGGTCGGCGGCAAGCTGACCGAGTACCGCTACATGGCCGAGGACGTCCTCGACCGGGCGATCGCGTTGCGAGGACTGAATGCCGCCGACTGTCGCACGCGCAACATGCCGCTGGTCGGGGCGCCGTCGAATCCCGTTGCAACGCTACGCTCTCCGGTCGAGGTGCCTGGGTCGCTGGTGGCCCGCTTCGGTGCCGAGGCGCCCAGCGTGATCGCCGCCGCCAGTTGTGACCGGCCGACCGAGAAGGTGGCCGAAGGCATCGACGTCATCCGGGCGGAGTTCGAGTACGCGGTGACACACGAGGGCGCGCTAACGGTCGACGACATCGTCGACCGCCGCACCCGTATCGGCCTCGTCGAGGCCGACCGCGAACGCGTGCTGGCGGTCGCCGAAGAATTCGTCGCGATTGCCCGCTGA
- a CDS encoding serine/threonine-protein kinase yields MPVDATSIPAAIADYRILGMIGQGNHGRFYLAEPPDRLGLAADRVALKVFHAAVDADAYRRGVRELRAFAAVRSPRLVEIYDVVLEENFFYAMEYFPLGSLALPARELSRTETLRALEDAARAVHELHEHGLVHGDVKPANVMVAADGGRLSDLGLARVFEEAQGNVTSFAPTASVEFTDPDLLQGEAQSRASDIFSLGATINRALSGEGLYGELPLDQPMLAIRAVVSGKARVSVKLRKAEAALVQRCIGPDDARPATAAEVADGIAALT; encoded by the coding sequence ATGCCCGTCGATGCAACTTCCATCCCGGCGGCGATTGCTGACTACCGGATCCTCGGGATGATCGGTCAGGGTAACCACGGGCGGTTCTACCTCGCTGAACCGCCTGATCGGCTCGGCTTGGCGGCCGACCGAGTGGCGTTGAAGGTCTTTCACGCGGCCGTCGACGCGGACGCGTACCGTCGCGGCGTTCGTGAACTGCGGGCCTTCGCTGCGGTGCGTTCGCCCAGGCTCGTAGAAATCTACGATGTGGTCCTTGAGGAGAACTTCTTCTACGCGATGGAGTATTTTCCCCTCGGCTCTCTGGCATTACCTGCCCGTGAGCTGTCCCGAACCGAAACGCTGCGGGCGCTCGAAGATGCGGCGCGAGCGGTGCACGAGCTCCACGAGCACGGCCTTGTGCACGGTGACGTGAAACCCGCGAATGTCATGGTCGCCGCCGACGGGGGTAGGCTCTCAGATCTCGGGCTTGCCCGCGTATTCGAAGAGGCACAGGGCAACGTCACCAGCTTCGCTCCCACTGCTTCAGTCGAGTTCACGGATCCCGACCTGCTCCAGGGCGAAGCGCAGTCCCGGGCCTCGGACATCTTCTCGCTGGGCGCGACGATCAACCGCGCGCTGTCCGGCGAAGGGCTCTACGGAGAACTGCCGCTCGACCAACCGATGCTGGCCATCCGGGCCGTCGTGTCCGGAAAGGCGCGGGTCTCAGTCAAACTCCGAAAGGCCGAAGCCGCCTTGGTGCAACGGTGCATCGGCCCCGACGACGCGCGTCCCGCTACCGCCGCGGAGGTGGCTGACGGTATCGCCGCATTGACCTGA
- a CDS encoding cation:proton antiporter has protein sequence MAHTFAYVMLDIAVIIVVARVFGRVARRLRQPAVVGEIVAGIALGPSLLGWLPGNLDTILFPPEVLPYLKILAQLGLVLFMFIVGLDLDLSLIRGRHKRAGAISLLSIMVPFGLGVALTMVLHPLHDQVDGESVPLVGLMLFMGVAMSITAFPVLARILTERRMNRTAVGVVSLAAAAIDDIAAWTLLAVVYAVVTGGSLLSVLRIVAMSAVFVAAMFLLVKPALARLLDWYGRAGRVTPDMLAVILVGILLSSLITERIGIHEIFGAFLFGTIMPRAGAQHFTRDILERIEQISVLLLLPIFFVVAGFGVNVRAFADASLLWQLALILLSAIGGKFLGAFLGARSQRMTVQHSSAIGVLMNTRGLTELVILLIGVQLAVLDTAMFTMMVIMALVTTAMTEPLLRFVYPEKAVQRDIEAAAKAALGPDQRSRVLVVVDSTPNAFTERMVQLADAVLPERTHGEILLTRFLTADEDSHPFELGAGPMADLAGMAEAVEALNRFAAGTTATTARLQVWCRFSSVPEQDVLRQVATSAADYLIISETWMRRYPEAFEALDAVTVLVVPAELPAAWMAAGGDAALALSTDVVYLRDDGEADGARAALVAARAARQLGRRLTAVVPGDRARRRLQLAFEPLRDMDIRIVPSGEPERLWDGEVTAAARVLDRTGGSQLNLRDAVADLG, from the coding sequence GTGGCACACACGTTCGCATACGTCATGCTCGACATCGCGGTGATCATCGTGGTCGCGCGAGTGTTCGGACGAGTCGCGCGAAGGCTGCGCCAACCTGCGGTGGTCGGCGAGATAGTCGCCGGTATCGCACTGGGGCCGAGCCTGCTCGGCTGGCTGCCCGGGAACCTCGACACAATTCTTTTCCCGCCTGAGGTGTTGCCCTACCTCAAGATTCTCGCTCAGCTCGGCCTGGTCCTGTTCATGTTCATCGTCGGGCTCGACCTCGACCTCTCGCTGATCCGCGGACGGCATAAACGGGCGGGCGCGATCTCGCTGCTTTCGATCATGGTGCCCTTCGGCCTCGGCGTCGCATTGACCATGGTGCTTCACCCGCTGCATGACCAGGTCGACGGCGAGAGCGTTCCGTTGGTCGGTCTGATGCTGTTCATGGGTGTGGCGATGTCGATCACCGCCTTCCCCGTGTTGGCCCGGATCTTGACCGAGCGCAGGATGAACCGGACCGCAGTGGGGGTGGTGTCACTGGCCGCAGCGGCAATCGACGACATCGCGGCGTGGACCTTGCTAGCCGTGGTGTACGCGGTCGTGACAGGCGGCAGCCTGCTCTCGGTGCTTCGGATTGTCGCGATGTCGGCCGTTTTCGTCGCGGCTATGTTCCTCCTAGTCAAACCGGCATTGGCCCGATTGCTTGACTGGTACGGGCGCGCCGGGCGAGTCACGCCGGACATGTTGGCCGTCATCCTGGTCGGCATTCTCTTGTCGTCGTTGATCACCGAAAGAATCGGCATCCACGAAATCTTCGGCGCCTTCCTGTTCGGCACAATCATGCCTCGAGCCGGCGCGCAGCACTTCACCCGTGACATCCTCGAACGGATCGAACAGATCAGCGTCCTGTTGCTGTTGCCGATCTTCTTCGTCGTCGCCGGGTTCGGCGTGAACGTTCGCGCCTTCGCAGATGCCAGCCTACTGTGGCAGCTCGCGTTGATACTGCTGTCCGCCATCGGCGGTAAATTCCTCGGCGCGTTCCTCGGTGCCCGGTCCCAGCGGATGACGGTTCAACACAGCAGCGCGATCGGGGTGTTGATGAACACCCGGGGATTGACCGAGTTGGTCATTCTTCTGATCGGAGTCCAACTGGCGGTTCTCGACACCGCGATGTTCACGATGATGGTCATCATGGCCTTGGTCACCACAGCGATGACCGAGCCGTTACTTCGCTTCGTCTATCCCGAAAAGGCTGTCCAGCGCGATATTGAGGCGGCCGCGAAGGCCGCTCTGGGACCTGACCAGAGGAGCCGGGTGCTCGTCGTCGTGGACTCGACGCCCAATGCGTTCACCGAGCGGATGGTGCAGTTGGCCGACGCGGTGCTTCCCGAGCGTACGCACGGTGAGATTCTGTTGACTCGCTTCCTGACCGCGGATGAGGACTCCCACCCCTTTGAATTGGGAGCCGGCCCGATGGCCGACTTGGCCGGCATGGCCGAGGCGGTGGAGGCGCTGAATCGGTTCGCCGCAGGAACTACGGCGACCACTGCCCGGCTTCAGGTGTGGTGCCGGTTCAGCTCGGTACCGGAACAGGATGTGCTTCGACAGGTGGCCACATCGGCAGCGGATTATCTGATCATCAGCGAAACATGGATGCGCCGATATCCGGAGGCATTCGAGGCGCTCGATGCCGTCACCGTGCTGGTAGTACCGGCCGAGCTTCCTGCGGCGTGGATGGCGGCTGGGGGGGACGCGGCGTTGGCGCTCTCCACCGACGTGGTGTATCTCCGAGATGACGGCGAGGCCGACGGTGCCCGCGCCGCGTTGGTCGCCGCGCGGGCCGCTCGGCAACTCGGCCGTCGTCTGACGGCTGTGGTGCCTGGCGATAGGGCACGCCGGCGATTGCAATTAGCGTTCGAGCCCTTGCGCGACATGGACATCCGCATCGTGCCAAGCGGCGAGCCGGAGCGGCTCTGGGACGGTGAGGTGACCGCGGCCGCCCGCGTGCTGGACCGGACCGGCGGGTCACAGCTCAATCTGCGGGACGCGGT